CTTCTCGTGCATACATTTAACTCAAGAGGCTTATggatgaaaataaaatggagaGTCGTACCGTGTTGGATGTTTTAATTATGTAGAAGGCAGACGTGATAGAAGGAATTGGCCTGACTTTTGACACTGCGCTCTAAAAAGTGTGAGTAGATCAGGATTCGGTGGAATCACCGcattatatgattattatttcttttatttttttcaatgtaAGGTTTAAAATCAGTAACATCGCTGAGAGTTTCCAGAATCGAGCAGGGTATGTTTTGTACTGTTATTAATTACAAAAGATAtctattttttactttttgtgtTGGATTTATTCCAGATACAGTATTCAGGATGCactttaatgaaaacaaaatcaaaacctGACACAGAAAAATGTACTTATGTTCcattaaagattaaaaaaacacactgtgGTGTTGTTCCTGAGAACATTTGCTATTTTCCAGTGAGAGACTTCCTGCTGAGGAAACTCCACCTGTGCTGGCGATTTTCACACTcaagtcaaacacacacacacacacacacacacacacacacacacacacacacacacacacacacacacacacacacaggccgaGAGCTGAACATAAAGTTGCGAAAGGCATCCAGGAGACTTGTTAACTTGGTACAAACATAGATACAGCAAATATCATCCACTGCCACGTGACTAAGCTGCTGACGGGAACGAACCTTAAAGGTTCCTTTCAGCCCCAAAGAAGGAACGACCCTTAGTGGAATAATATCTCCCACTGTTCTAGTGATGTCTATCTAATATCGACATTATCAAAGAACAACCATATCCATATTGGGTGGAATTGCTAAGCTAAATAATAGTGTCTAAAATTTGGGAGCTTCTAGGCACCATTATCATAAGGCGCTTGAAGTTTAAGAAGTTTCACTGTAGTACCTTATTAATTTCCTTAAAGTAAGGCTTGGGGATTCTCAAGGCGAGGCATTGaaattgattatatatatatatatatatatatatatatatatatatatatatatatatatatatatatatatatatatatatatatattaatactgGGATAGAATTTAGAAATATATTGATTGCCCAATCTGATTTCGATCCGAAATTGGCTGTGAAAATCATCCCTACACCCCCTCGGATGAGTCGCGCTGCTCTATATAGCACAAAGCGAGTTCGGAAATATTTCTGAAGGTGCGACTTTGTCATTTTTATAGAAGTGTTTCGATACCTCTAATGATCACATCACTTCAGGAAACTATGATTCATGATATCATCACACTGTGGATCTGGCTACGTTCTTTATTCAGTCATCGCGTTACATTTTTACAAGCCGCAATTTTTCTGTAATGCTACAACTGACATAACTATACATgacactacaactgacgtaactatacatgacactacaactgacgtaactatacataactatacataacactacaactgacgtaactatacataactatacataacactacaactgatgtaactatacataactatacataacactacaactgacgtaactatacataactatacataacactacaactgacgtaactatacataactatacataacactacaactgacgtaactatacataacactacaactgacgtaactatacataacactacaactgacgtaactatacataactatactatataacactacaactgacgtaactatacataacactacaactgacgtaactatacataacactacaactgacgtaactatacataacactacaactgacgtaactatacataactatactatataacactacaactgacgtaactatacataacactacaactgacgtaactatacataacactacaactgacgtaactatacataactatactatataacactacaactgacgtaactatacataacactacaactgacgtaactatacataacactacaactgacgtaactatacataacactacaactgacgtaactatacataactatacataacactacaactgacgtaactatacataactttacataacactacaactgacgtaactatacataactatacataacactacaactgacgtaactatacataactatacataacactacaactgacgtaactatacataactatacataacactacaactgacgtaactataaataacactacaactgacgtaagtatacataactatacataacactacaactgacgtaactatacataacactacaactgacgtaagtatacataactatacataacactacaactgacgtaactatacataacactacaactgacgtaactatacataactatacataacactacaactgacgtaactatacataactatacataacactacaactgacgtaactataaataacactacaactgacgtaactatacataactatacataacactacaactgacgtaactataaataacactacaactgacataactatacatgacactacaactgacgtaactatacatgacactacaactgacgtaactatacataactatacataacactacaactgacgtaactatacataactatacataacactacaactgatgtaactatacataactatacataacactacaactgacgtaactatacataactatacataacactacaactgacgtaactatacataactatacataacactacaactgacgtaactatacataacactacaactgacgtaactatacataacactacaactgacgtaactatacataactatactatataacactacaactgacgtaactatacataacactacaactgacgtaactatacataacactacaactgacgtaactatacataacactacaactgacgtaactatacataactatactatataacactacaactgacgtaactatacataacactacaactgacgtaactatacataacactacaactgacgtaactatacataactatactatataacactacaactgacgtaactatacataacactacaactgacgtaactatacataacactacaactgacgtaactatacataacactacaactgacgtaactatacataactatacataacactacaactgacgtaactatacataactttacataacactacaactgacgtaactatacataactatacataacactacaactgacgtaactatacataactatacataacactacaactgacgtaactatacataactatacataacactacaactgacgtaactataaataacactacaactgacgtaagtatacataactatacataacactacaactgacgtaactatacataacactacaactgacgtaagtatacataactatacataacactacaactgacgtaactatacataacactacaactgacgtaactatacataactatacataacactacaactgacgtaactatacataactatacataacactacaactgacgtaactataaataacactacaactgacgtaactatacataactatacataacactacaactgacgtaactataaataacactacaactgacgtaactatacataactatacataacactacaactgacgtaactataaataacactacaactgacgtaactatacataacactacaactgacgtaagtatacataactatacataacactacaactgacgtaactatacataactatacataacactacaactgacgtaactatacataactatacataacactacaactgacgtaactatacataactatacataacactacaactgacgtaactatacataacactacaactgacgtaactatacataacactacaactgacataactatacataacactacaactgacgtaactatacataactatacataacactacaactgacgtaaatatacataactatacataacactacaactgacgtaactatacataacactacaactgacataactatacataacacgaCAACTTtcgtaactatacataacactacaactgacataactatacataacactacaactgacgtaactatacataactatacataacactacaactgacgtaaatatacataactatacataacactacaactgacgtaactatacataacactacaactgacgtaagtatacataactatacataacactacaactgacttaactatacataacactacaactgacgtaactatacataactatacataacactacaactgacgtaactatacataacactacaactgacgtaactatacataactatacataacactacaactgacgtaaatatacataacactacaactgacataactatacataacacgaCAACGTtcgtaactatacataactatactatataacactacaactgacataactatacataacacgaCAACGTtcgtaactatacataacactacaactgacataactatacataacactacaactttcgtaactatacataactatacataacactacaactgacgtaactatacataactatacataacactacaactttcgtaactatacataactatacataacactacaactgacgtaactatacataactatacataacactacaactgacataactatacataactatacataacactacaactgacataactatacataactatacataacactacaactgacgtaactataaataacactacaactgacgtaactatacataacactacaactgacgtaagtatacataactatacataacactacaactgacataactatacataactatacataacactacaactgacgtaactatacataactatacataacactacaactgacataactatacataactatacataacactacaactgacataactatacataactatacataacactacaactgacgtaactataaataacactacaactgacgtaactatacataacactacaactgacgtaactatacataactatacataacactacaactgacataactatacataactatacataacactacaactgacgtaactatacataactatacataacactacaactgacgtaactatacataacactacaactgacgtaactatacataacactacaactgacataactatacataacactacaactgacgtaactatacataactatacataacactacaactgacgtaactatacataacactacaactgacgtaactatacataacactacaactgacataactatacataacactacaactgatgtaactatacataactatacataacactacaactgacgtaaatatacataactatacataacactacaactgacgtaactatacataacactacaactgacataactatacataacacgaCAACTGACGTAagtatacataactatacataacactacaactgacgtaactatacataacactacaactgacgtaactatacataactatacataacactacaactgacgtaaatatacataactatacataacactacaactgacgtaactatacataacactacaactgacataactatacataacacgaCAACTGACGTAagtatacataactatacataacactacaactgacgtaaatatacataactatacataacactacaactgacataactatacataacactacaactgacgtaactatacataactatacataacactacaactgacgtaaatatacataactatacataacactacaactgacataactatacataacactacaactgacgtaactatacataactatacataacactacaactgacgtaactatacataacactacaactgacgtaactatacataacactacaactgacgtaagtatacataactatacataacactacaactgacgtaactatacataacactacaactgacgtaagtatacataactatacataacactacaactgacgtaactatacataacactacaactgacgtaactatacataactatacataacactacaactgacgtaaatatacataacactacaactgacataactatacataacacgaCAACGTtcgtaactatacataactatactatataacactacaactgacataactatacataacacgaCAACGTtcgtaactatacataacactacaactgacataactatacataacactacaactttcgtaactatacataactatacataacactacaactgacgtaactatacataactatacataacactacaactttcgtaactatacataactatacataacaatACAACtgacataactatacataactatacataacactacaactgacataactatacataactttacataacactacaactgacgtaactatacataactatacataacactacaactgacataactatacataactatacataacactacaactgacataactatacataactatacataacactacaactgacgtaactaaacataacactacaactgacgtaactatacatGACACTATAACTGAcgatatttattatataattatataattatttatagatTATATAACGATACATAACGCTCTACGTTCTGTATGTACATGCTGTAACTAATGCAATGTATGTGAGCTGTGCAAATGATTTATGATTGCAAAAATATTTCTAATCCGTAGACATGGCTCTGACAAACCCATCCTTAAGAACTAGAGACCAAAATCCAGTGAACCAAGACCACGCATCTCTTCCCTTCCGGGGGAGATTCCTTCCTTGACATAGGTTGCTCTCGTGGGAACAGGAACCTCGAGcggcaaaaaaagagagaaaaaagaaacatgacCTAGTCTAGTTCCGGAGCTCAAAATAGAACCAACCAGACTGGGTGGTGAAGAAGCTAAGCGCCCGGGTGACATCAATTAGAGACTGCTTAGCAGAGCTAAAGGGAAGACAATAGGCCGTAATTGGGGAGTAGAATGAATGTTGAATAAGATTCAGAACGGCAGAGCATGAATACGTCCTGAATGTGAATTGGATTGTGGCTGCTATTGGAAGAGGCTATTCTTAGACGTGGTGAGATGATGGTGAAGCGGTAAGTCCGGCGTTTTATTGGGAATGGGAAGGAAGGGGTTAGAATCGTCTCAGAAGCCGACTGACTTACTAATAATCCACtagttaaattttatttattgaagcacaACATCTGTTTGTATATTTTTCCTCTTCACCATTGTTTACCAACGGgacggctgtggttcaggtggtagagcgggttctCCACTAATCTCCACTCGAGTGTCCTTGTGCAAGACACTGAGCACAACAGTGAATGAGAAtaagtgtaaagcgctatataagtgcacaccATTGTTCGTTCCAAACTTGTCGCTTGTGCGTCTTTTCTCCGCAgtgacacacaacacactcgggtttttttttcttccagcaaAACCCCATTTATTTAACCCCAAACGAAAGCTTCTTCAATTTCCGTCCCGTCCTTGAGGACTTCGTAGATTATAATATCCGACGTGATGAGCTGTAATGGCATACAGACCTGGCCTCTGGGTGCATTTCAGACCGTTCTCATAAACTACAAGTGAAAGCCATAAAGAGAATGACTGAACGCTTTCATAACCGTGATTATTATCCGGAGACGTGGCTTAATCGTGCAGCTCGAtcgcaaaaaaacaaacaaatcaaacaaattcCTAGCATCCGGACGGAACGACTGCTGCTACGTGCAAAAACGGACACGAAACGTCATGAAACCGCCATTCTGACTTCTatacgtttgttttttttgaacaaaCGTTTTTACATGTTTCCGTAAAAGTCGCACAATTTGTCGGACGGACACGGAATTTCCTGAAGACCATGCGAAGAAGAAAAGTACAACCCTGTTACTAACTTAGAGAGGCGAAATGCAGAACGTCAAACGTCAGACGTAAATAAAGAGGACAGAATCGACAACCCGTTTCCAGATTAGTGCAGAAAGAAGACAAGGTTGTCGTGGGTCACTGAGCAGGAAGTCGGAGACTGTCAGAGAAAAAGCAGAGGTCAGAGAACTAAAAACGCCAAGAGCCAAGGCGCGTCTGACAAGCGCTACTGAAATATACATGGGAAGTCGTCCCTCTTTGACATCtaactcgctctctcacacacacacacacacacacacacacacacacacacacacacacacacacacacatacagaactgGGCAACTGCAGGGGCATGGCAAGGAACTGAGGACATAAGATGATGTGTGATGAGGCAAACAGAGAACattaacacgcacacacacacatccaaacaaaaatatgacacacacacatccaaacaagaatatcacacacacacacacacacacacacacacaaattggtATTGTGTGTACAGTTTGTATCTGTGGCCAAAAGACATTAGGATCTATTCCAGACAGCTGAATGGAAAAGTAAACTAATAGGGTGTCTGTTAGTTGgggttgtgagtgtgtgtgtgtgtgtgtgtgtgtgtgtgtgtggtatgacAGGTAATGTTATAGCCTGAtaccaaacacacacctgttgcctCAGATTCACTTACATTTTAGTGCGGCTCACCTTCCACAGGAGAGGGGATGGAGAGTtcaggagctgtgtgtgtgcgtgtgtgtgtaactaaCCCTCACACTCTATGGTTCTTCTAAGACTGGTCACAGATTGTACGAGAACAGTGCCACCTGCTGAACAAAACGCGATAAGAATGAaattacaaaagaaaaacaaaaacgaaaaaCACTTTCCTTAATTTGCCGTGGAAATGTGAATACGTCCTTTTTTAGAATTGTAAAAAGGCAATATCACGCACACAAACCTTTTCTTCAGTGTACAGTGTcccaaaattttaaataaatgatgaaatcaGAAGTCTAGGTTATGCCTATAAGAGTTTGAGGTGAGctaaagtataggaacagatttACGTCTTAAAATCAATAACGCTTAATATTGGGTTGCATAAGCCTTCGCAGACAGACTGTTCCTCAGACTTCTGAATTCGTTCTGCTGCTCCCATCACGAgttcatcatcagtaaagatcagtgagaatgttccagaagcagccatgcaagtccaagccgtgacgctacctccaccatgtttcacaggaacggctcgtatgttctggatcctttctttctccacacttcgGTATCTGTTCATCTcagttccagaacttttgaggatcatctctgtatttctttgtgaattccagtctgtctttctgattgttactgctgatgagtggtttgcatctaaTGGTGGAGTGTGAGACCTTCagccctgccctgtggaggttgttggtgaggtcactgactaatatttttggttttccttcacagctctcacaatgtttctgtcatcaactttTGCTTTCCTTTGCCGATTCGTTCGgtgtctgttcctcagtacaccaggggtttccttctttttcaggccattccaaattgttctacTGTCTACACCCTGTGTTTACgcaatgcctctgatagattttccctcttttctcagcttcaaaatggctcgcttttctcccatagacatctctctgatcttcatgttggtttatcctttttaagacaaatgcagtcttcacaggtgacaCTGAacgctcaaaccaagagtagatgttcagagatgtttattgtttaaacaatcaattacAATTAGGTTTGATTCTAACATAAGCACAGTCCGCAAGAGACAACAACGTGTGCCTATTCAATGCTTTCACTTCAAACACACTTCAAACACCATACAGTACATCAGCCTAACATTTATCACAGTACTGAATCTCACTACTTAGATATCACCATGTCATTGTTCGACCTCACCTGTGACCCGGGCTCGCACCTGCCCCACTTCCTGCTCTGTCTGCCTGGCAGGACTGCTTCGGTCACCTCAATAGTGTCCAAAACTCCTCAACAGTGCCAGATTTCTTTCGTTATTTCCTACTTCCTTGTTTTCCACTGGGAAGAAAGTGTAAAAGCCGCATTAGTGCTGAATCAGTACAGAAATGTCGTATTACACCATCCTGTGTTCATGAGCATTATCAGGAGCTGTGACCATCTCTGAAATGACCTCGTCAACTTCACATTTCTTGAGAAAGGTTTGAGGAACTTGTTAATACTGGCCCATATAGTTACTCCATTAATCAGCTCCGTTGGGGGTGCCGTGACCAAAGCCCATGCCGTGACCACGTGGCGAGCAGaacagcatctcagaatgcactgTACATCAAACTATGAGgaggatgagctacaacagcagaagaccacatagGGTTCtgctcctgtcagccaagaacaagaatctgaggaaACGGACTGTGCCGGAcgtgatcatcatcatcacgttGAATCTGAAACCCCGTACAGAAATTCATGCCACTTTCAGTTGTACAAGACTTCAAGTAAAGGCACAACAATTCAGATTGGAGTGGCACACTTCTCATTTGGTTATATTCTGtaccagcagggggcagtatccatccatccattcatccgtcCATCTATACGGCTTATCCTAaagggttgcggggaacctggagcctaccccaggaagcatcgggcacaaggtggggtacaccctggatggggtaggGTAGGATGGGGGCAGCAACGTTATTACTAAtccttgttttgtgttttgttgttttacctGCTCGGATACACCTCAGGCGTACAATCCGTTAAATATCCGGTCCTGATTAGGTGTAGAGAAAAAGTCGTAAATCTCTTCACTCATGCTGATGAGGACATTTGTTTCACGTAATGATTCATTtccctttattttctttttcttcttaattcTTACTAGTGATTCAGCATGTGAAACAGCATAAGCTTACAAAACTAACAAGTGATGCACCGAAACGAGCAGATGACTCATGTGTCACCCAAAGTTACATCTGAACTATGATagatcaatagatagatagatagatcgatcgaTTGATAACACCAAGGCGCTGATTTAAGCACTGAAACAAGctcctatgctttgggggtttcttccgggtactccggtttcctcatgcagtccaaagacagccgtagtagtctgattggcatttccaaattgtccgtagtgtgtgaatgggtgtgtgcgaTCGtgctctgggatgaactggcaccccgtccagagcGCTCCCCCCGACTTGTGCTCCAAgtcccgagtcccctgggatagcctACTgcttccccgcgaccctgtgtaggataagcggtgcagaaaatggatggatggatgttttttttattaaaaacccCACACAAACGAAGGAATGAGTCAACACTGGGTGGTAAAGTTCAACAAAGTTActaaaaatggttttaaaaagcGCATGGCCATAATCCGAGCACTTTGGGTGAGCCGTAATTATATACAGCGGATGGGCACATACGTCCGTTCATTCATTTGCTTGGGTTTCAACTCCAAACCTTCCCAACCTTCAGTCTCATAAAAGGTACATTCATTATGAGCACAAGACAAGTCATCAAAAGAATTTCACAGAAATGATAAACATGTTCAAAAAGACACCATTTCTTATCACAAGAGTCATAAAACAAGTCTACAACACCAATTATGACTTCACAGGACCATTATCAAACCACTTTTTGACCTTCAGTGACCTTCACTCAGGGTAATCAAGGTAAGTGATGGTTCCAGGTGGACCTGGCGAAAGGTACGATCAGCAAGAGTCACTGGAAATGGTGTTAATGAAGGCAATTatttcataaaatgtttttattcccCTAGTGAGCTTTTAGGAATAATAGAAATGATTGGTCTTACTTAAAACgggaagaaaatggaaaaaagaaagcaagatgATGAAAGTTTCCTATGACATCATGGAGTTTCCACCATCCTTCACTCGTGGATGCCTACTTATACCTCGAACCGTTAGATGGCCAGTATAGCTGACTGAAATTGTGAAACAAGTGGAGCTAAGCTAAAATGTACTTCTATCTCGGTGAGTATACAGTCATTTTTTACATCTTTTACACATAGTTATAGCTCAGTTTCTGCAGTTCTGCTGAGAGGAAGATCTCAACCGGCAAGATCTTGCCTCTGGCTCTGGATCTATCAAACGGTTCTGGAGGCTATATTGCAATTTATAGTACTCCGTCActcgtatcatatcatatatccaGGGCTTGTGTATTTTCAGCCGCTCCTTTTACTTCTCTCTGGGTTGGCTGAGGTGATCGTGCTGCAGCTTGATAACCCAATGAAAAGCTAGTCCTCTTAAACCTTCTGTTCTGTCCTCCTTAGGTCTGTACCTCGCTCTGAGCACTTTGGGAAGATCCGTGCTTCCAGCGCCGTTAAAGGACATGGAGGTCATGAGAAGCCCTGAATTTCAGGACGCTGCCGAGAGCACTCTCAGCTTGATCATGAAGATACTTGGTGAAATTCCGGCCGTGCACAAATCACTGATCCACACTACGGTAAGCTCGCTACAGATCCGCGTGTTACGCTCCGGCGCTCGAGCACTATCAGATACGAACAGACTTTGCTCCTTACATCCTGTCTGAACAcgctttaaaaaataacttcccttccgtttttttttggtgttttgttaCAGACGCTGTCTCTAGACGAGAGCGATTTGAGCACGCTGCAGTTCTTCAAGGAGTTCCTGGATTTACCAGAACCAAGTCCTCTTCAGCCCTTCTCTAACAAGTTTAAACTGGTATGTACTGACTCTATGCTTGAGCATGTTAAattatcctgctgaaacagATACACTGCCCATGGGAACACTTGCTCGAGCAAATAAGGGGCAAGTGTGTATCGTAACATATGTTGGTCTTCCCTCAACGCAATCTTTCCAGGACGTTTCCTTGGGCCAGATAGACGAGGGTCTGAAGTTGCAAGAGACCCTGCTGAAGGTGATCGGCGAGCTGGCGC
This is a stretch of genomic DNA from Ictalurus punctatus breed USDA103 chromosome 13, Coco_2.0, whole genome shotgun sequence. It encodes these proteins:
- the LOC108274038 gene encoding uncharacterized protein LOC108274038; its protein translation is MYFYLGLYLALSTLGRSVLPAPLKDMEVMRSPEFQDAAESTLSLIMKILGEIPAVHKSLIHTTTLSLDESDLSTLQFFKEFLDLPEPSPLQPFSNKFKLDVSLGQIDEGLKLQETLLKVIGELAHFKFKKPKPEGLLYDLRDALLHIHRMQHLIKAVKGDEKVSESRLKEDLEPKLEKEYTSQVAAHLALIRLRHFAKDVSRSLQSMIISPEEQGTQDS